The genomic DNA CGTGGACACGTACCAGTACCTCCTGGGCCCCATCGCCCGCGCGACGGCCTTCTCGCGGCGGGTGGCCCTTACGGGCGTGGACATCGACGACGCGACCTCCATCCTCTTCGAGTTCGCCTCGGGCAGCCTGGGCTACCTCGGCACCTCCTGGGTGCACGCGAACCGGACAGCCGTCATCACGCTGCACGGCACCGAAGCGCAGGCCTGGAGCGAGGAGGACGGCACGCGCCTCTTCCTCGGCCGCCGCGGCCAGCCGGAGCGGACGGCGGTGCCGCTGACGCCGCTGGACCCGGTGGTCGAGGAGCTGGCCGAGTTCGCGCGCTGCGTGAGGGATGGGACGAGGCCGGAGGTGGGCGGCGAGGAGGCGACGGCCAACGTCGCCGTGCTGGAGGCGATCGTCGAGTCGGTGGAGACCGGACGCGCGGTTGCGGTAGGGAGCAAGGAGGGACGGCGATGAAGCGACTGGCGATGGGCATCGTGCTGGTGATGGGCCTGGCGGCGGCGGAGGCGCAGGCGCCCGGCAAGTGGGTCAAGCTGGCGGCCTTCCCCGAGCCAGCCGAGGAGCTGTACGGCGCGGCGGCCGGCGGCAAGCTCTACGTGTTCGGCGGCCTGGCGCCGGGCTGGAAGCCGCGGGCGCTGGCCTTCGAGTACGACCCCGCCACCGACCGCTGGACCAAGAAGAAGCCGATGGCGCTGGCCTCGCACCACGTCGCCTTCACCGAGCTCAACGGGAAGATCTACGCCTTCGGCGGCTTCGTCCTGCCCGCGTCCGGGCCCCCGGCGTGGGTCCCCATCGACAATGCCTGGGAGTACGACCCCGCCGCCGACAGTTGGAAAGGGCTGGCGCCGATGCCCACCAAGCGCGGCTCGCCGGTGGCGGCGACGGTCAACAACAAGATCTACGTGATCGGCGGGGCGAGCACCCATCCCGGCTCCTCGGAGCCCGCCGTTCATCCCGCCCGTCCCCACCGAGCGCTCTCCACCGTGGAAGAGTACGACCCCGCCACGAACACCTGGCGCGGGCGCTCGCCGATGCCGACGGCGCGGAACCACGCGGCGGTGGGGGTCGTGAGCGGCAAGATCTACGTCATCGGCGGCCGGCTCAGCGCCGCGTTCGTCAGCGTGTCCAGCCCGACCGACGTCGTGGAGGAGTACGACCCCGCGACCGACCAGTGGGGCGCCGTCAAGGCGCGCATGCCGACGCCGCGCAGCGCGGTGGCGTGGGGGGTCCAGGGGGGGCGCATCTACGTGGCGGGGGGTGAGTATCAGGACGATCGACTGATGGCCGCGTTCCGCGCGCTCGAGGCGTACGACCCTGCCGGCAACCGGTGGGCGGTGCTGCCGCGCATGCCGGTCCCGCGGCACGGCCTGGCCGGGGCCGTCGTCGGCAACCGATTGCACCTGGTCAGCGGCGACGTCCAGTCGGCGGGGATCGCGGGAATGCACCTCCACTCGGAGTCCCACGACGCGTTCGAGATCGCGGACAGGTAGGGAGGAGGAAGGACATGCCGGTGTTCAAGTGGAGCGAGCTCGAGAAGGAAGCCGTCGACCCGGAGCATCCTTCGGCAACGGGTTCGATCTTCCGAGGGGAAAAGATCGCGGTCGCGCGACTGCTCTTTCCGGCCGCCACCGAGGTGAAGCCCCACGCCCGGCCCCACGAGCAGGTGCACTCGATCGTCAGGGGGAAGGCGAAGTACCGCGTGGGCGGGG from Candidatus Methylomirabilota bacterium includes the following:
- a CDS encoding kelch repeat-containing protein; protein product: MKRLAMGIVLVMGLAAAEAQAPGKWVKLAAFPEPAEELYGAAAGGKLYVFGGLAPGWKPRALAFEYDPATDRWTKKKPMALASHHVAFTELNGKIYAFGGFVLPASGPPAWVPIDNAWEYDPAADSWKGLAPMPTKRGSPVAATVNNKIYVIGGASTHPGSSEPAVHPARPHRALSTVEEYDPATNTWRGRSPMPTARNHAAVGVVSGKIYVIGGRLSAAFVSVSSPTDVVEEYDPATDQWGAVKARMPTPRSAVAWGVQGGRIYVAGGEYQDDRLMAAFRALEAYDPAGNRWAVLPRMPVPRHGLAGAVVGNRLHLVSGDVQSAGIAGMHLHSESHDAFEIADR